A genomic region of Leptolyngbya sp. NIES-2104 contains the following coding sequences:
- a CDS encoding pitrilysin family protein — protein MTSTIASPQNRTIHRTVLSNGITVLVTENPSADIIAARLFFKAGTRWEPHNKAGLSHLVAAVMTKGTERHSSLEIAERVESIGASLSTDAASDYFLLSLKTVSADFSEMLMLAGELLRSATFPESEVELERRLTLQAIRSQQEQPFTVALDRLRHAMYGDHPYALSGLGTTETVEQLTREDLQTYYKTHFRPDNLTISIAGRITADQAVSQVEKILGDWTAPAIAISQLTLPSITPNPIRNTVPQETQQSIVILGYHAPSIQADLMEDYAALKLLNTYLGNGLSSRLFVELREKRGLAYEVSAFYPTRLDTSYFVTYMGTAPTNTAIALSGLKTEVDRLCAAPLSEEEIQVAKNKLLGQYALGKQTNSQLAQIFGWYETLGLGVEFDTQFQSAIASVSAEAAQETACRYFGEPYISLLGPENAIATA, from the coding sequence GTGACCTCAACAATTGCCTCGCCCCAAAATCGAACGATTCACCGAACTGTCCTGAGCAATGGCATCACCGTTCTCGTGACCGAAAATCCGTCTGCTGACATCATTGCAGCGCGTCTCTTTTTCAAAGCAGGGACACGCTGGGAGCCACACAACAAGGCGGGACTTTCCCACCTCGTCGCGGCGGTGATGACCAAAGGAACAGAGCGGCATTCATCTTTAGAAATTGCGGAGCGGGTGGAATCGATCGGGGCAAGTCTCAGCACAGATGCCGCATCGGACTACTTTTTACTCAGTTTGAAAACGGTGTCGGCAGATTTCTCGGAAATGCTGATGCTGGCAGGAGAACTTTTACGATCGGCAACTTTCCCAGAATCCGAAGTCGAACTCGAACGCCGATTAACTTTGCAAGCGATCCGATCGCAGCAAGAACAGCCCTTTACCGTAGCACTCGATCGCTTACGTCATGCAATGTACGGCGATCATCCGTATGCGCTCTCAGGTCTAGGAACGACCGAAACTGTTGAGCAATTAACCCGCGAGGATTTGCAAACATACTACAAAACGCACTTTCGCCCGGATAATTTGACGATTAGCATTGCAGGTCGAATTACAGCAGATCAAGCGGTGTCACAAGTTGAGAAAATTCTGGGCGATTGGACAGCACCTGCGATCGCGATCTCACAATTAACGTTACCCAGCATCACACCGAATCCGATTCGGAATACCGTTCCACAAGAGACGCAGCAATCGATCGTCATTCTTGGTTATCATGCGCCATCGATTCAAGCCGATTTGATGGAAGATTACGCTGCTTTAAAACTGTTGAACACCTATTTAGGCAATGGTTTATCGAGTCGATTATTTGTCGAACTGCGAGAAAAACGAGGATTAGCGTATGAAGTGTCTGCGTTTTACCCGACTCGATTAGATACGTCGTATTTTGTCACGTACATGGGAACGGCTCCGACAAATACCGCGATCGCGCTTTCGGGCTTGAAAACCGAAGTCGATCGTCTTTGTGCCGCACCTTTAAGTGAGGAAGAAATCCAGGTTGCGAAAAACAAGCTACTCGGACAATACGCGCTAGGGAAACAAACGAATTCGCAACTAGCACAGATTTTCGGTTGGTATGAAACGCTGGGATTAGGGGTTGAATTTGATACGCAGTTTCAAAGCGCGATCGCTAGTGTGAGTGCAGAAGCAGCACAAGAAACGGCTTGTCGATATTTTGGCGAACCGTATATCTCGCTATTGGGACCTGAGAATGCGATCGCAACCGCATGA